Proteins from a single region of Aquipuribacter sp. SD81:
- a CDS encoding bifunctional adenosylcobinamide kinase/adenosylcobinamide-phosphate guanylyltransferase: MSRLLLLGTGSADGWPNAFCRCASCEDARGRGVVRGQSAALLDGTVLLDCGPEVPRAAVRAGADLGGVRLVLLTHAHPDHTSPAALLWRSWAGADEPLVVAGPEPAVAPHADWLAPGSPVRLVPLSPGDDLRVDGPSGAYRVRAVAGAHEVPALLYLLDAPDGGRVLYATDTGPLPPATLAALEGAEVDLLVLEETFGDRADHGTGHLDLTTFPRVLADLRRAGAVTDRTRVVATHLSHHNPPLPQLHERLAAWGAEVHPDGTVLGVGADAAQPEHDGHAATTPPRRTLVLGGARSGKSTHAERLLADRDDVVYVATAGALRGTDGSAPGPADAEWADRVAAHRARRPASWTTLETADLVPLLRSAGPPLLVDCLALWATARLTDAGAWDEGAWRAGTARERWSTAVDDLLGAWRATTRTVVAVSNEVGGGVVPATWSGRLFRDELGRLNAAVAAASERVELVVAGHALRLRG, encoded by the coding sequence GTGAGCCGGCTCCTCCTGCTCGGCACCGGGTCGGCGGACGGCTGGCCGAACGCGTTCTGCCGCTGCGCGTCGTGCGAGGACGCGCGCGGGCGCGGCGTGGTGCGGGGCCAGAGCGCGGCGCTGCTGGACGGCACCGTCCTGCTCGACTGCGGGCCGGAGGTGCCCAGGGCCGCGGTCCGGGCGGGCGCGGACCTGGGCGGGGTGCGCCTCGTGCTGCTCACGCACGCGCACCCCGACCACACGTCCCCGGCCGCGCTGCTGTGGCGGTCGTGGGCCGGTGCCGACGAGCCGCTCGTCGTCGCCGGGCCCGAGCCGGCCGTCGCGCCTCACGCCGACTGGCTGGCCCCGGGCTCCCCGGTGCGCCTCGTCCCGCTGTCGCCGGGTGACGACCTGCGGGTGGACGGCCCGTCCGGCGCCTACCGGGTGCGCGCGGTGGCCGGCGCCCACGAGGTGCCGGCGCTGCTGTACCTGCTCGACGCCCCCGACGGCGGCCGCGTCCTGTACGCCACCGACACCGGTCCCCTGCCGCCCGCGACGCTGGCCGCCCTGGAGGGCGCCGAGGTCGACCTGCTCGTGCTCGAGGAGACCTTCGGCGACCGCGCCGACCACGGCACGGGCCACCTCGACCTCACGACCTTCCCGCGCGTCCTCGCCGACCTGCGCCGCGCCGGTGCGGTGACGGACCGCACCCGGGTGGTCGCGACCCACCTCTCGCACCACAACCCGCCCCTGCCGCAGCTGCACGAGCGGCTGGCCGCGTGGGGCGCGGAGGTCCACCCGGACGGCACGGTGCTGGGTGTGGGCGCCGACGCGGCGCAGCCGGAGCACGACGGCCACGCGGCGACGACGCCCCCTCGTCGCACGCTCGTGCTCGGCGGCGCCCGCTCGGGCAAGTCGACGCACGCGGAGCGGCTGCTCGCCGACCGCGACGACGTCGTCTACGTCGCTACGGCCGGCGCCCTGCGCGGCACCGACGGCAGCGCCCCGGGACCCGCGGACGCCGAGTGGGCCGACCGGGTCGCCGCGCACCGGGCCCGCCGCCCCGCGTCGTGGACGACCCTGGAGACCGCCGACCTCGTCCCGCTGCTGCGCTCCGCGGGACCGCCCCTGCTCGTCGACTGCCTCGCGCTGTGGGCGACGGCCCGCCTCACCGACGCCGGGGCGTGGGACGAGGGGGCCTGGCGCGCCGGGACCGCCCGCGAGCGGTGGAGCACCGCGGTGGACGACCTGCTCGGGGCCTGGCGCGCCACCACGAGGACGGTCGTCGCGGTCTCCAACGAGGTCGGCGGTGGTGTCGTCCCCGCGACCTGGTCCGGCCGGCTGTTCCGCGACGAGCTCGGGCGCCTCAACGCCGCGGTGGCCGCCGCGAGCGAGCGGGTCGAGCTCGTCGTGGCCGGGCACGCGCTCCGGCTGCGCGGCTGA
- a CDS encoding PH domain-containing protein: MRLPWRRRRERVGPLTLQGRQPEAVVTRSSPTVRLPRVAVPRFDGLGDPPDGALTDDDWVAGEEPGPFTPPPVPREFDLVRRRMGTGLVPGERVLVAQHRHPVVLLEPVLLPFAVLLGFGTVTPYLGSLDLLRNLIVLGWFALTVRAGWRFAEWGRDWFVVTDRRLLRLHGILDTKRDMMPLQKVTDMAFERPVWGRIIGYGTFILESAGREQALREIRYVREPERTYEAICVQIFTRPVSYRGPGEGTDGQGYRPERPRRDPRDDEPAASSREARESRQTRAPRTGPDAGYDRRGAGAAARRTSRRDTPAEDADGYR; encoded by the coding sequence GTGCGCCTGCCGTGGCGCCGTCGGCGCGAGCGCGTCGGACCCCTGACCCTGCAGGGCCGCCAGCCCGAGGCGGTCGTCACGCGCAGCTCCCCGACGGTCCGCCTGCCGCGCGTCGCCGTGCCGCGCTTCGACGGCCTCGGTGACCCCCCGGACGGTGCCCTCACCGACGACGACTGGGTCGCCGGCGAGGAGCCCGGCCCCTTCACCCCACCGCCCGTGCCCCGCGAGTTCGACCTCGTGAGGCGGCGCATGGGCACCGGCCTGGTCCCGGGCGAGCGGGTCCTCGTCGCGCAGCACCGGCACCCTGTCGTGCTGCTCGAGCCCGTGCTGCTGCCCTTCGCGGTCCTGCTCGGCTTCGGCACCGTGACGCCGTACCTGGGGTCGCTCGACCTGCTGCGCAACCTCATCGTGCTCGGCTGGTTCGCGCTGACGGTCCGCGCCGGCTGGCGCTTCGCGGAGTGGGGCCGCGACTGGTTCGTCGTCACCGACCGCCGGCTCCTGCGCCTGCACGGCATCCTCGACACCAAGCGGGACATGATGCCGCTGCAGAAGGTCACGGACATGGCCTTCGAGCGCCCGGTGTGGGGCCGGATCATCGGCTACGGCACGTTCATCCTCGAGTCCGCCGGCCGCGAGCAGGCGCTGCGGGAGATCCGTTACGTCCGCGAGCCGGAGCGGACGTACGAGGCGATCTGCGTGCAGATCTTCACGCGCCCCGTCAGCTACCGCGGGCCGGGCGAGGGCACCGACGGCCAGGGGTACCGCCCCGAGCGCCCGCGGCGGGACCCCCGGGACGACGAGCCCGCCGCCTCCTCGCGCGAGGCGCGTGAGAGCCGGCAGACCCGCGCACCACGGACCGGGCCGGACGCGGGGTACGACAGGCGCGGGGCCGGGGCCGCGGCGCGCCGCACGTCCCGGCGCGACACCCCCGCCGAGGACGCCGACGGCTACCGGTGA
- the upp gene encoding uracil phosphoribosyltransferase encodes MRVHVADHPLVAHKLSTLRDERTDSPTFRRLAEELVTLLAYEATRDVATEEVSVTTPLTTTTGVRLASPKPIVVPILRAGLGMLDGMVRLLPTAEVGFLGMMRDESTLKPATYANRLPDDLSGRQCYVLDPMLATGGTLAMAVDYLHDKGARTITAICLLGAPEGVEALERHVGDDVDLTVVLAGLDERLDERGFIVPGLGDAGDRLYGVV; translated from the coding sequence ATGCGCGTGCACGTCGCCGACCACCCCCTCGTCGCCCACAAGCTGTCGACGCTGCGCGACGAGCGCACCGACTCGCCGACCTTCCGCCGCCTCGCGGAGGAGCTCGTCACGCTGCTGGCGTACGAGGCGACGCGCGACGTCGCCACGGAGGAGGTGTCGGTCACGACGCCGCTCACCACGACGACGGGGGTGCGGCTGGCCAGCCCCAAGCCGATCGTCGTCCCCATCCTCCGGGCCGGGCTCGGCATGCTCGACGGCATGGTGCGGCTGCTCCCGACGGCCGAGGTCGGCTTCCTCGGCATGATGCGCGACGAGTCGACGCTCAAGCCCGCGACCTACGCCAACCGGCTCCCCGACGACCTGTCGGGCCGGCAGTGCTACGTGCTCGACCCGATGCTCGCGACGGGCGGCACGCTCGCGATGGCCGTCGACTACCTGCACGACAAGGGCGCCCGCACCATCACCGCGATCTGCCTGCTCGGCGCACCGGAGGGCGTGGAGGCGCTCGAGCGCCACGTCGGCGACGACGTCGACCTCACCGTCGTGCTCGCCGGCCTCGACGAGCGCCTCGACGAGCGCGGCTTCATCGTGCCGGGGCTCGGCGACGCCGGTGACCGGCTGTACGGCGTGGTGTGA
- a CDS encoding tRNA adenosine deaminase-associated protein yields the protein MSYFTALLVPSGRSWGSRDADLMEVDSLDELVDTVRDQVDGGTGIVVLEREDEWFALVRVDGDDDARVFVSDLPAARSSRFSGVFADPDVWSDAGSLRAAGLVPGGATDGFDSGYGYHDDEEDSSASESEEDAPAVTEVPWAGDLSLLEDMGVGGETLKTVVEDDADDPARALTELGERVGFLDLLETLR from the coding sequence GTGTCGTACTTCACCGCCCTGCTCGTGCCCAGCGGCCGGTCGTGGGGCTCGCGTGACGCCGACCTCATGGAGGTCGACTCCCTCGACGAGCTCGTCGACACCGTGCGCGACCAGGTCGACGGCGGCACCGGCATCGTCGTGCTCGAGCGCGAGGACGAGTGGTTCGCGCTCGTCCGCGTCGACGGCGACGACGACGCGCGCGTGTTCGTGTCCGACCTCCCGGCGGCGCGCAGCTCGCGCTTCTCCGGCGTCTTCGCCGACCCTGACGTGTGGTCCGACGCGGGCTCACTGCGAGCGGCCGGCCTCGTCCCCGGCGGGGCGACCGACGGCTTCGACAGCGGCTACGGCTACCACGACGACGAGGAGGACTCCTCCGCCTCGGAGTCCGAGGAGGACGCGCCCGCGGTGACCGAGGTGCCGTGGGCCGGCGACCTCTCGCTGCTGGAGGACATGGGCGTCGGCGGTGAGACGCTCAAGACCGTCGTCGAGGACGACGCCGACGACCCCGCGCGGGCGCTCACCGAGCTCGGTGAGCGCGTCGGGTTCCTCGACCTGCTCGAGACCCTGCGCTGA
- a CDS encoding nucleoside deaminase gives MRQALDLAEACLAHADVPVGAVVLSPSGDVLGAGRNRREQLGDPTAHAEVEALRAAAGSLGDGWRLGGATLVVTLEPCVMCAGALVAARVARCVFGAWDDKAGACGSVWDLVRDPLSLHRVEVLGGLLAEESSALLRGFFAGRR, from the coding sequence ATGCGGCAGGCCCTCGACCTCGCCGAGGCGTGCCTCGCCCACGCTGACGTGCCCGTCGGGGCGGTCGTCCTGTCGCCGTCCGGGGACGTGCTCGGCGCGGGGCGCAACCGGCGCGAGCAGCTGGGCGACCCGACCGCCCACGCGGAGGTCGAGGCGCTCCGCGCCGCCGCCGGGTCGCTTGGGGACGGCTGGCGGCTGGGCGGGGCGACCCTCGTCGTGACGCTCGAGCCGTGCGTCATGTGCGCCGGCGCCCTCGTGGCCGCCCGGGTCGCCCGGTGCGTCTTCGGTGCGTGGGACGACAAGGCCGGCGCGTGCGGGTCGGTGTGGGACCTCGTCCGGGACCCGCTGTCGCTGCACCGGGTCGAGGTGCTCGGCGGGTTGCTCGCCGAGGAGTCGTCGGCGCTGCTGCGGGGGTTCTTCGCCGGACGGCGGTGA
- a CDS encoding TfoX/Sxy family protein codes for MTADPDLVQRLRALVGEQPGTAERRMFGGVAFLLDGHMAVGASGAGGLMVRADPADLDDLLREPGAHPFEMRGRPMRGWLRVDASAVPDDEALGRWVDVGVGFVRTLPAKPTD; via the coding sequence ATGACGGCGGACCCGGACCTGGTCCAGCGGTTGCGTGCGCTCGTGGGCGAGCAGCCGGGCACCGCGGAGCGGCGCATGTTCGGTGGCGTCGCGTTCCTCCTCGACGGGCACATGGCCGTCGGCGCGAGCGGCGCCGGCGGGCTGATGGTGCGTGCGGACCCGGCGGACCTCGACGACCTGCTGCGCGAGCCGGGTGCCCACCCCTTCGAGATGCGCGGGCGCCCCATGCGGGGCTGGCTGCGGGTGGACGCGTCCGCGGTGCCCGACGACGAGGCGCTCGGGCGGTGGGTCGACGTCGGCGTCGGGTTCGTGCGCACGCTGCCTGCGAAGCCGACGGACTGA
- a CDS encoding family 43 glycosylhydrolase: MAKTPPRRTAVLAAAVATAVAVLTLLVPAASADTGAPGARYGATPFAEPLEPVLDQNFPDPDVLLVDGVYHAYATNSGGQNVQHQVSTDLETWTARPDAAPELGDWVGACSFAPGGATDRCVWAPEVTEVDGGYALYYTARDEASQRQCIGVSLADSPDGPFEPVGDGPLVCPTAQDPPDLGGAIDAGTYSEDGRLYLLWKADGNCCAKPAVLFLQELSADGTTLVGEPVELLRNSAPYEGAVVEAPTLIERDGTYYLFYSANDFGGGGYRTAYATATSLEGPYTRGDAELLTTDLLQGEVRGPGGQDVVENADGSLSIVFHGWDPTYSYRAMYASDLEIVDGTPVVEVAPTRYQAEDGVVRNARVVGDTSASGGEKVGGLDFADSSVTLRVVAERPGPATLSIRFANGTVEDGERVAATQSLRLNGRVVDTVVYAHTTWGNWQRVTVPVVLRPGVNTVVLTKVTGYVELDAVDLLAADRDRSPSLTVPPTVPEDAVRYEAEDGEVTAARVRSAAGASGGEVVGGLDFADSAVTLQVYAEHAGPATLAIRFANGSDRGGYAVPATHDVLVNGEDAGTVTYWHTRWDNWSVVEYEVRLDKGWNTVTLQRDTFYAELDAVDVY, translated from the coding sequence ATGGCAAAGACGCCACCTCGCCGCACCGCCGTGCTCGCCGCCGCGGTCGCCACGGCCGTCGCCGTGCTCACCCTGCTCGTGCCCGCCGCCTCGGCGGACACGGGCGCCCCCGGCGCCCGCTACGGCGCGACCCCGTTCGCCGAGCCGCTCGAGCCCGTGCTCGACCAGAACTTCCCGGACCCCGACGTGCTGCTCGTCGACGGGGTCTACCACGCGTACGCCACGAACTCCGGCGGGCAGAACGTCCAGCACCAGGTCTCGACCGACCTGGAGACGTGGACGGCCCGCCCCGACGCCGCCCCCGAGCTCGGCGACTGGGTCGGCGCGTGCAGCTTCGCGCCGGGCGGCGCGACCGACCGGTGCGTGTGGGCTCCGGAGGTGACCGAGGTCGACGGCGGCTACGCGCTGTACTACACCGCGCGCGACGAGGCCTCGCAGCGCCAGTGCATCGGCGTCTCGCTCGCCGACAGCCCCGACGGCCCGTTCGAGCCCGTCGGTGACGGGCCGCTCGTGTGCCCGACGGCGCAGGACCCGCCGGACCTCGGCGGCGCGATCGACGCCGGCACGTACTCCGAGGACGGCCGGCTGTACCTGCTGTGGAAGGCCGACGGCAACTGCTGCGCGAAGCCCGCGGTCCTGTTCCTGCAGGAGCTGTCGGCGGACGGCACGACGCTCGTCGGCGAGCCGGTCGAGCTGCTGCGCAACAGCGCGCCGTACGAGGGCGCCGTGGTCGAGGCGCCGACGCTCATCGAGCGCGACGGCACGTACTACCTCTTCTACTCCGCCAACGACTTCGGCGGTGGCGGGTACCGGACCGCCTACGCGACGGCGACGTCGCTGGAGGGCCCGTACACCCGCGGCGACGCCGAGCTGCTCACCACCGACCTGCTGCAGGGCGAGGTCCGCGGCCCCGGCGGGCAGGACGTCGTCGAGAACGCCGACGGCTCGCTGTCGATCGTCTTCCACGGCTGGGACCCGACGTACAGCTACCGCGCCATGTACGCCAGCGACCTGGAGATCGTCGACGGCACCCCCGTCGTCGAGGTCGCGCCGACGCGCTACCAGGCCGAGGACGGCGTGGTCCGCAACGCCCGCGTCGTCGGCGACACCTCCGCCTCGGGCGGGGAGAAGGTCGGCGGCCTCGACTTCGCCGACAGCTCCGTGACGCTGCGCGTGGTGGCCGAGCGCCCGGGTCCCGCGACGCTCAGCATCCGCTTCGCCAACGGGACCGTCGAGGACGGCGAGCGCGTCGCCGCCACGCAGAGCCTGCGCCTCAACGGCCGCGTGGTCGACACGGTCGTGTACGCGCACACGACGTGGGGCAACTGGCAGCGCGTCACCGTGCCGGTCGTGCTGCGCCCGGGCGTCAACACCGTCGTGCTCACCAAGGTGACCGGCTACGTCGAGCTCGACGCGGTCGACCTGCTCGCCGCCGACCGCGACCGCTCGCCGTCGCTCACCGTGCCGCCGACGGTGCCCGAGGACGCCGTGCGCTACGAGGCGGAGGACGGCGAGGTGACCGCGGCGCGGGTGCGTTCCGCGGCGGGCGCCTCCGGCGGCGAGGTCGTCGGCGGGCTCGACTTCGCCGACAGCGCCGTGACGCTGCAGGTGTACGCCGAGCACGCCGGCCCGGCCACCCTCGCCATCCGGTTCGCCAACGGCTCCGACCGCGGTGGCTACGCCGTGCCGGCCACGCACGACGTCCTCGTCAACGGCGAGGACGCCGGGACGGTCACGTACTGGCACACCCGCTGGGACAACTGGTCGGTGGTGGAGTACGAGGTGCGCCTGGACAAGGGCTGGAACACGGTCACGCTGCAGCGCGACACGTTCTACGCCGAGCTGGACGCGGTCGACGTCTACTGA
- a CDS encoding magnesium and cobalt transport protein CorA, with product MSVVDSAVYAEGRRVARPESLRETFRLIEEHSGMGWIGLYRPDHEEVRTLAEHFDLHPLAVEDTLDAHQRPKLERYGAVLFTVLRPARYLEDEERVEFGELHVFTGPDFVVTVRHAENPDLARVRSRMEQETDGEGVGLLRRGPEAVLYAVLDEVVDGYGPVVDGLENDIDEIEDQVFAGDPNVSRRVYALLREVVDFQRATHPLLGMLEALRTGFERHSVDEELRRYLRDVEDHAVRVVERVDAFRALLHSILTVNATLVAQRQNEQSLRQSEEVKKISSWAAILFAPTLVGTVYGMNFEYMPELSWRFGYPMSLGLMLAVCSGLFVVFRRRGWL from the coding sequence GTGAGCGTGGTGGACAGCGCGGTCTACGCCGAGGGCAGACGGGTTGCGCGGCCGGAGTCGCTGCGGGAGACCTTCCGGCTCATCGAGGAGCACTCCGGCATGGGCTGGATCGGCCTGTACCGGCCGGACCACGAGGAGGTGCGCACGCTCGCGGAGCACTTCGACCTGCACCCGCTCGCGGTCGAGGACACCCTCGACGCCCACCAGCGCCCCAAGCTCGAGCGCTACGGCGCGGTGCTGTTCACCGTGCTGCGCCCGGCCCGTTACCTGGAGGACGAGGAGCGGGTCGAGTTCGGCGAGCTGCACGTGTTCACCGGCCCCGACTTCGTCGTGACGGTCCGGCACGCCGAGAACCCGGACCTCGCGCGGGTGCGCTCCCGCATGGAGCAGGAGACCGACGGCGAGGGCGTCGGGCTGCTCCGGCGGGGACCGGAGGCCGTGCTGTACGCGGTGCTCGACGAGGTCGTCGACGGCTACGGCCCCGTGGTCGACGGGCTCGAGAACGACATCGACGAGATCGAGGACCAGGTGTTCGCGGGCGACCCGAACGTGTCCCGCCGGGTGTACGCCCTGCTGCGGGAGGTCGTCGACTTCCAGCGCGCCACGCACCCGCTGCTCGGCATGCTCGAGGCGCTGCGGACGGGCTTCGAGCGGCACTCGGTCGACGAGGAGCTGCGCCGCTACCTGCGCGACGTGGAGGACCACGCCGTGCGCGTCGTCGAGCGCGTCGACGCGTTCCGCGCGCTCCTGCACTCGATCCTCACGGTCAACGCCACGCTCGTCGCGCAGCGCCAGAACGAGCAGAGCCTGCGGCAGAGCGAGGAGGTGAAGAAGATCTCGTCGTGGGCGGCGATCCTCTTCGCCCCCACCCTCGTCGGCACGGTCTACGGCATGAACTTCGAGTACATGCCCGAGCTGTCGTGGCGGTTCGGCTACCCGATGTCGCTCGGGCTCATGCTCGCGGTCTGCTCCGGGCTGTTCGTCGTGTTCCGTCGGCGCGGCTGGCTCTGA
- a CDS encoding ThuA domain-containing protein, whose amino-acid sequence MGRPRRTALVTMLGAVALAAPTAAALPAAADDHEYDVLVVGKTLGFRHSSIDEATTAIIALGDAHGFTVDVWDPQQPERTLTSTPFTDAGLDKYETVVFVSTVDGTNNLDPARPTLLDSAELEAFQGYIRDGGGFAGIHAATDSMHTIPWYSQLTGGGARFVGHPAQQTAVQDVVDQTHPSTEHLDSTWTRFDEWYNFNVSPSPYVRVLTNIDESTYNPGRTAMGEDHPLAWCHNFEGARSWYTAGGHTEASYVEPAFLQHVLGGIQWTAGVVDGGGDCVTWYEIDTLMADLIDSGELSRNAERQLVRHYEAAKALAESGDHAGAAERLNGLKGQVRGHVKDEELRELLADKADDLQTWQLGLS is encoded by the coding sequence ATGGGACGACCCCGCAGAACCGCCCTCGTCACGATGCTCGGTGCGGTGGCCCTCGCCGCCCCGACCGCCGCGGCCCTCCCCGCCGCCGCGGACGACCACGAGTACGACGTGCTCGTCGTCGGCAAGACGCTGGGCTTCCGCCACAGCTCGATCGACGAGGCCACCACCGCGATCATCGCCCTCGGCGACGCGCACGGCTTCACCGTCGACGTCTGGGACCCGCAGCAGCCGGAGCGCACGCTCACCTCGACGCCGTTCACGGACGCCGGCCTCGACAAGTACGAGACCGTCGTCTTCGTCTCCACGGTCGACGGCACGAACAACCTCGACCCGGCGCGCCCGACGCTGCTGGACTCCGCCGAGCTGGAGGCCTTCCAGGGCTACATCCGCGACGGCGGCGGCTTCGCGGGCATCCACGCGGCGACGGACTCCATGCACACCATCCCCTGGTACAGCCAGCTGACCGGTGGTGGCGCCCGCTTCGTGGGCCACCCGGCGCAGCAGACCGCCGTCCAGGACGTCGTGGACCAGACCCACCCGTCGACCGAGCACCTCGACAGCACGTGGACCCGCTTCGACGAGTGGTACAACTTCAACGTCTCGCCGAGCCCCTACGTGCGGGTGCTCACGAACATCGACGAGTCGACGTACAACCCCGGCCGCACGGCCATGGGCGAGGACCACCCGCTCGCGTGGTGCCACAACTTCGAGGGCGCCCGCTCCTGGTACACCGCGGGCGGCCACACCGAGGCCTCCTACGTGGAGCCCGCCTTCCTCCAGCACGTGCTCGGCGGCATCCAGTGGACCGCCGGCGTCGTGGACGGCGGCGGCGACTGCGTGACGTGGTACGAGATCGACACGCTCATGGCCGACCTCATCGACAGCGGCGAGCTGTCGCGGAACGCCGAGCGCCAGCTCGTCCGCCACTACGAGGCCGCCAAGGCGCTCGCGGAGTCCGGCGACCACGCCGGAGCGGCGGAACGGCTCAACGGCCTCAAGGGCCAGGTCCGCGGCCACGTCAAGGACGAGGAGCTCCGCGAGCTGCTCGCCGACAAGGCCGACGACCTGCAGACCTGGCAGCTCGGCCTGTCCTGA
- a CDS encoding 2'-5' RNA ligase family protein, with amino-acid sequence MVQSVELLPGGAVEAWVRAQWAALADADLPSLAHHQGETNRPHVTLAVAGSVTADAETALEAALSDGAWRAAAVRPGGFVVFGPHGRGGRFVLARLAVPSPPLLALHEVVARAWQPATDVPPTSRPGAWTPHVTLASRLTAAQLADAVVVAGAVAAPAAYEADTAVPPRGVRRWDGDGREERWLTGVP; translated from the coding sequence GTGGTCCAGTCCGTCGAGCTGCTGCCCGGCGGCGCCGTCGAGGCATGGGTGCGCGCGCAGTGGGCGGCGCTGGCCGACGCTGACCTGCCGAGCCTCGCCCACCACCAGGGGGAGACGAACCGCCCGCACGTGACGCTCGCGGTGGCGGGCTCCGTGACGGCCGACGCCGAGACCGCGCTCGAGGCCGCCCTGTCCGACGGCGCGTGGCGGGCGGCGGCGGTGCGGCCCGGTGGCTTCGTCGTCTTCGGCCCGCACGGGCGCGGCGGCCGGTTCGTCCTCGCGCGGCTCGCCGTGCCGAGCCCGCCGCTGCTCGCCCTGCACGAGGTCGTCGCCCGGGCGTGGCAGCCCGCGACGGACGTCCCGCCGACCTCGCGGCCCGGCGCGTGGACGCCGCACGTCACGCTCGCCTCGCGCCTCACCGCGGCGCAGCTCGCGGACGCGGTGGTGGTCGCCGGCGCCGTCGCCGCGCCGGCGGCGTACGAGGCCGACACGGCCGTGCCACCGCGCGGGGTGCGGCGCTGGGACGGGGACGGACGCGAGGAGCGGTGGCTCACGGGCGTGCCGTGA
- a CDS encoding glycerate kinase: protein MRVLVAPDSFKGSATAVQVGAALRGGWLGRRPDDDVVVVPFSDGGEGLLEAVAAAVPAGWFRDAGPVTGPDGRRVPGRWLRLPDGTAVVELAQASGLPLMAVPDPLGATTRGTGEVVRAALADGATRVVLGLGGSASTDGGLGVLRGLGLRVVDDVGADVPEGTRGLLTASRVERTGLVPAPPGGCLVLTDVDNPLLGERGAAAVFGPQKGAGPDDVGVADAALRRWADLLGADPDAPGAGAAGGVTAGLAAVWDVQVVGGADWVADLVDLPRLVATADLVVTGEGRFDATSLDGKAVGRVLALAERTGTPAAVVAGSFGDAPPPGVRHVGLAGLAGSVAAAVADATRWLGAAGAALADSAEAAEDTGGAGR, encoded by the coding sequence GTGCGCGTCCTCGTGGCCCCCGACTCCTTCAAGGGCTCCGCCACCGCCGTGCAGGTGGGCGCGGCGCTCCGGGGAGGCTGGCTGGGCCGTCGACCGGACGACGACGTCGTCGTCGTCCCGTTCTCCGACGGCGGCGAGGGCCTGCTCGAGGCCGTCGCGGCGGCCGTCCCGGCCGGATGGTTCCGGGACGCAGGCCCCGTCACCGGCCCCGACGGGCGGAGGGTGCCCGGGCGCTGGCTCCGGCTGCCCGACGGGACGGCCGTCGTCGAGCTCGCGCAGGCGAGCGGCCTGCCGCTCATGGCCGTCCCCGACCCGCTGGGCGCCACCACGCGCGGCACGGGCGAGGTGGTGCGGGCGGCGCTGGCGGACGGCGCGACGCGGGTCGTGCTCGGCCTCGGCGGCTCGGCGTCCACCGACGGCGGGCTCGGCGTGCTGCGCGGCCTCGGGCTGCGCGTCGTGGACGACGTCGGCGCCGACGTGCCGGAGGGCACGCGCGGCCTGCTCACCGCCTCCCGCGTCGAGCGGACCGGGCTGGTCCCGGCGCCGCCCGGCGGCTGCCTCGTGCTCACCGACGTCGACAACCCCCTGCTCGGCGAGCGGGGCGCCGCGGCCGTCTTCGGGCCGCAGAAGGGCGCCGGTCCCGACGACGTAGGTGTCGCCGACGCCGCGCTCCGCCGCTGGGCGGACCTGCTCGGCGCGGACCCGGACGCCCCGGGCGCGGGGGCCGCGGGGGGCGTGACCGCCGGGCTCGCGGCGGTGTGGGACGTGCAGGTGGTGGGCGGGGCCGACTGGGTCGCCGACCTCGTCGACCTGCCGCGCCTCGTCGCGACGGCCGACCTCGTCGTGACGGGCGAGGGCCGCTTCGACGCCACGAGCCTCGACGGCAAGGCCGTCGGGCGCGTCCTGGCGCTCGCGGAGCGGACCGGGACACCGGCCGCGGTCGTCGCCGGCTCCTTCGGCGACGCGCCCCCGCCCGGGGTGCGGCACGTCGGGCTCGCCGGGCTGGCCGGGTCCGTGGCCGCGGCCGTCGCCGACGCCACGCGCTGGCTCGGCGCCGCGGGCGCGGCACTCGCCGACAGCGCGGAGGCAGCGGAGGACACGGGGGGCGCGGGGCGCTGA
- a CDS encoding DUF2277 domain-containing protein, which translates to MCRNITELRGLEPPATDDEVRAAALQYVRKVSGLTRPPADGDAARAFAAAVEEVATATRGLLAALPPRRQPPATVPPLRRPEVRARLGLG; encoded by the coding sequence ATGTGCCGGAACATCACCGAGCTGCGCGGCCTCGAGCCGCCCGCCACCGACGACGAGGTGCGCGCCGCCGCGCTGCAGTACGTGCGCAAGGTGAGCGGGCTCACGCGCCCACCGGCCGACGGTGACGCCGCCCGCGCCTTCGCGGCCGCGGTCGAGGAGGTCGCGACGGCGACGCGGGGGCTGCTGGCGGCGCTCCCGCCCCGCCGTCAGCCGCCGGCGACGGTGCCGCCGCTGCGGCGTCCCGAGGTCCGCGCCCGGCTCGGGCTGGGCTGA